The nucleotide sequence TTTACCTTTCACATTAACTGAAGGGCAAAAAAAGGTTATTAGAGAAATAATTGATGATTTATCAAATTCTCATAAGCCAATGAGGAGATTATTACAAGGTGATGTAGGTAGCGGAAAAACTGTTGTAGCATTAGGATCTTTGTTGTCTGTTGTTGGAGCAGGATATCAGGGTGTATTAATGGCACCAACTGAAGTATTAGCTGAACAGCATTTTTTGACAGTTAAAAAATTACTTTCAAATGAATCAAATCAATCAGACTCATATTTTCACGTGAGTAATTTAATCAACAACAGAGACTGTAGGATAGGAATTTTGATAGGAAGTATGCCAAGAAAGAAAAAAGAAAAAATTCAAGAAATGCTGGAAAATGGCGAATTAGATATTGTGATTGGTACTCATTCAGTAATTCAAGAGAGTGTGATAATTCCAAAACTTGCTTTAGCAGTAGTTGATGAAGAGCATCGATTCGGTGTGGATCAACGAAATGCTTTATTTGAAAAGAGAATTGATCAAAATACTATCCCCCATATGCTTGCCATGACAGCAACTCCCATTCCTGCGTCATTAGCTATGGCTATATATGGAGATTTAGAATCTTCTGTAATAGATTCTCTTCCAGAAGGTCGCCAAAAAATAAGAACAAGAGTTGTGGATAAAATTAACAGAAATAAAATGTATGAATTTGTTCGGAAGCAAATTGATCAAGGTCGACAAGCTTTTGTCGTGTATCCACTTATTAATGAATCTGAATCGATTAATGCAAAAGCTGCAATCATTGAGCAAATACGATTACAAAAAGATATATTTCCAGATAGAATTGTGGGTTTACTTCATGGGAAAATGAAGATGGAAGAAAAACAATTAGTCATGGATAGTTTTAGAGAAGGGTTAATTGATATATTAGTTTCTACACCAGTAATTGAAGTTGGGGTTGATATACCTAATGCATCAGTTATGATTATTGAAGGGGCAGACAGATTTGGTATTGCGCAATTACATCAATTTAGGGGACGGGTTGGTAGAGGCAAACATGAAAGTTACTGTATGCTAGTTGCTGAGGATCCATCAGAAGATTCTCTAGAAAGACTTAAAGCTCTAGAGCAAGTATCCGATGGTTTTAGACTTGCTGAAATTGATTTGGAATTACGAGGAGAAGGGAATGTTCGGCAACATGGCAAAGTTCAGAGTGGTCATGATTTTCTGAAAATTGCAAATATTCAAACAGATTTTAAATTGATGCAAATCGCAAGATTTGAAGCTAAAAATATTATTGAGAACGACCCATTTCTAAAGGAAGAAAAAAATCAGGGCATTGCAAATGCTTTGATTAATATTTGAGTGTAACAAGTCATATTGTTTCTTTACCAAATGTATAAATATAGAAACTAGGTTTTTTTACTTAATACTGAATACATAGAATCAATAGGCGCTTCTAGTCCTGTCCATAATTTAAATGATAATCCTGCTTGTTCAATTAGCATACCTATACCATTAATTCCGATTCCACCGTACTTTTGTACCTCTGAAACAATTGGTGTTATAGGCGGGTTGTAAACAAGATCGTAAAAAATCCGACATTGTTTTACAAGATGCTGTGGTAGGGGTAACTTTCCTTCAAGTTCGCTGTGTTTCATACCGAATGAAGTGCAGTTAATAATAATATCAAATTTTGAAAAATTTTCAGTTTGATCAAATTTTGAAGATATGGTTTTAATATTTCCGAGGTGTGAAAATTTATTAACAATATCTTCTGCTTTATCTTGTGTTCGATTAATAATTGTAATTGATTGACAGTTATTTTTTAGGAGACCATAAATTATAGCTTTAGAAGATCCTCCTGCACCCAACACAAGTATATTTTTATTAGTAATAGAGATATTATGCCTGTCGGTTAAATCTTTAATAAAACCACTTGAATCTGTATTTTCTCCATGGAGTTGACCCTCACGATTTATGATTGTATTTACTGCCCCAATCGTTTTTACTTCATCTGATAAACTGTCTAACCAGGGAATAACTTGCTCTTTATATGGTATTGTTACATTTGCACCGAGTACTTTATCTTGCTTTAATAGATCTATTCGGTTTTTTAATTCAGGTAGTGGTGTATCCCAAATTTCATAGTTTGCATTTATATTATGGGTTTTTAGTGCTAAATTTTGGATTATGGGTGAAAGAGAGTGTTTGATAGAATTACCTATAATCCCAACTTGTAGTTTCATTTTACATGCTTCTTTATATTTTATTATTTTGTCTATCCAAATAAGATTGCAACATTATTGTTGCTGCAACGTCATCAATAAATTGTTTTTGTTGTTTTGATTTTTTTTTTGATTTTGGTTTTTCAAATGTACGTTGTGCTTGAATCGAAGTGAAACGTTCATCCCAAGTTTCTATTGTGATTTGTGTTTGATTCTGTAAAGCATCTTTAAATTTTAAGGTAGATTCAGTTTGTTGATTTTGATTCCCACTTAAAGATAAAGGGAGTCCTATAATAATTTTAGATATTGAGTTAGTTTCAGTTAACGAATTTATATGATCAATATCTTTTTGAATATTTTCTCTGAAATAAATTGCATGTGGTAATGCAAAAATATTTGATGGATCGGAAATCGATATTCCAATGCGTTTATTTCCAAAATCGAGACCTAGTATACGATCCATTAGCCACCTAGTTGTTTGATAATTATTTCTTCATTCATATTTATTGCTTCGTTTACTTTAGAGATATCCTTGCCGCCTCCAGTAGCCATATTAGGTTTACCACCTCCGCCTCCTTGTAAGAACTTTGAAGATTCTTTAATTGCGGCAACAGCAACAGCTCCTTTTTCTACTAAGTCATCTGTAATTACTAGTAATGTATGAGGTTTATTGTCGATAATAGCACCTAAGTTAATAATTCCGGATTTGATATTATCTCTAAGTAAATCGGCAATATTTTTTATATCTTGTGGGTTAAAAACATTTACCATGCTTGTAATAATTTCGATATTATTGATAATTTTCATTTTTGAGGATAATTCTTTGGCTTGATTTACAAATTGTGTTTGTTGATAAGAATTTAAACTTGATTTAAGGTTTTTATTTTCTTGTAATATAGAATCTAATCTAGATTCGATTGTAGTTATATTTGTTTCAAGTATCTGTGCTATTCGTGTAAGAGTAAATTGATCATTTATCGAATATTCCGAAGCTGTTTCTCCTGATATAGCTTCAATTCTTCTCATGCCAGAACCAATATTTGTTTCATTAATTATTTTTATATAACCGATTTGCCCAGTGTTGTCTAAATGTGTACCACCGCAAACTTCTATACTAAATGGTTCACCTGTTGCTATTGTAACCATTCTGACTTCACTTCCATAACGATCTCCAAAAAAAGCGAGAGCTCCGTTAGCGACTGCATCTCTATATGTTGTTATGTTTGTTGAAATAGAATGATTATTTCTCACTTGTGTATTTGCAAGGTTTTCAACAGCTTTTATTTCTTCTAAAGACATGCTACCAATATGAGTAAAATCAAATCTTAATCGATCATTTCCTACGCTAGAACCTGCCTGTCTTACATGTGTACCTAATATTTCTCTAAGGCTACTATGTAATATGTGAGTTGCTGTATGGTTTCTGGAAGTTCCTTGTCGGTAGATACTATCTACATTGGCTGTACTATCTTCAGTAGTAAATACAGTCCCATTCGCAACGTAACCTTTATGGGAAATTATTCCAGGTATTGGTGATTGCGTATCTTCAACAACAAATGTTCCGGTTTTAGTTTGTATATATCCCTTATCTCCGAGTTGACCTCCTGCTTCTGCATAGAAAGGTGTAGAAGAAAGAATTATTTCTCCATTTTGGTTAGATTCAAGTTTTTCTATTTGCTGACCGTTAGAAATAATTGCGATTATTTTAGAATTCCCCTCAATTTTCTCGTATCCAATAAATGAAGATTCAGAATTTATAGAGTTGTATATCTTGTTTGCTTCAATATCTCCAGTAAAATCAGCGCTTGATCTAGCCTTAGTTTTTTGACCTTCCATTAATTGTTCGAAATTATCTGTATCAAGATTAACACCATTTTCTTCAGCAACTTCCTTGGTAACTTCAATTGGAAACCCATAAGTGTCATGTAGTTTGAATATTTCTTCTCCCGGTATAACTCCGTTGTTTATGCCTTGTTCAATTAGTTGCATAAGATAGTCATATCCTCGGTCTAGAATTTTAGAAAATTGTAGTTCTTCTTGGTCTAATACTTTGTAAATAAATTTTTCTCCTGCAATTAGATCAGGATAGTGCTGACCCATTGTTTCAATTACCGTTTTTGAAACTTGGTTTAGGCATAAATCATTAGATTCAGGATAAATCTTTTTTGAAAATCTAATTGCTCTTCTTATCAATCTTCGTAATACATAACCTCTTCCTTCATTACTAGGAACTACACCATCAGCTATAAGGAAAGTCGCAGATCGTACATGTTCTGCAATTACTCTAATGGCATAATCAGTATCAGTATTAGAACCATATTTTGTTTTATATATAACCTCAACCTTTTCGATTATTGGAATAAATAAATCTGTTTCATAAAGTGAATTTACTTTTTGTAAAATCATTGCTGCTCTCTCAAGACCCATTCCTGTATCGATATTTGGATTAGGTAATGGGGTTCTATTTCCTTCCAAATCTTGAAAGTATTGCATAAAAACAAGATTCCATAATTCCAAAAATCTCGCACAGCAATTTGGTCCACAATTATCATCATTATTTGCTGTACATGGTCCACCAAAATCATAATGCAATTCACTACAGGGTCCACAAGGACCTTCTGCACCAGCTGGTCCCCAAAAATTATCAGAATCTCCGAATCTACGTATTCTATTTTCTGGAATTCCAGCATTTATCCATAAATTAAGTGCTTCATCGTCAT is from SAR202 cluster bacterium and encodes:
- the alaS gene encoding alanine--tRNA ligase; protein product: MLSSEIRRKYLDFFENQKHQIMPSSSLIPAEDPTLLLTTAGMVQFKPYFTGEISTDITRFTSSQKCFRVTDLEEVGDETHLTFFEMLGNFSIGDYFKKEAIIWSLDFVTNYLGLEKEKLWATIYTDDDEALNLWINAGIPENRIRRFGDSDNFWGPAGAEGPCGPCSELHYDFGGPCTANNDDNCGPNCCARFLELWNLVFMQYFQDLEGNRTPLPNPNIDTGMGLERAAMILQKVNSLYETDLFIPIIEKVEVIYKTKYGSNTDTDYAIRVIAEHVRSATFLIADGVVPSNEGRGYVLRRLIRRAIRFSKKIYPESNDLCLNQVSKTVIETMGQHYPDLIAGEKFIYKVLDQEELQFSKILDRGYDYLMQLIEQGINNGVIPGEEIFKLHDTYGFPIEVTKEVAEENGVNLDTDNFEQLMEGQKTKARSSADFTGDIEANKIYNSINSESSFIGYEKIEGNSKIIAIISNGQQIEKLESNQNGEIILSSTPFYAEAGGQLGDKGYIQTKTGTFVVEDTQSPIPGIISHKGYVANGTVFTTEDSTANVDSIYRQGTSRNHTATHILHSSLREILGTHVRQAGSSVGNDRLRFDFTHIGSMSLEEIKAVENLANTQVRNNHSISTNITTYRDAVANGALAFFGDRYGSEVRMVTIATGEPFSIEVCGGTHLDNTGQIGYIKIINETNIGSGMRRIEAISGETASEYSINDQFTLTRIAQILETNITTIESRLDSILQENKNLKSSLNSYQQTQFVNQAKELSSKMKIINNIEIITSMVNVFNPQDIKNIADLLRDNIKSGIINLGAIIDNKPHTLLVITDDLVEKGAVAVAAIKESSKFLQGGGGGKPNMATGGGKDISKVNEAINMNEEIIIKQLGG
- the aroE gene encoding shikimate dehydrogenase, producing MKLQVGIIGNSIKHSLSPIIQNLALKTHNINANYEIWDTPLPELKNRIDLLKQDKVLGANVTIPYKEQVIPWLDSLSDEVKTIGAVNTIINREGQLHGENTDSSGFIKDLTDRHNISITNKNILVLGAGGSSKAIIYGLLKNNCQSITIINRTQDKAEDIVNKFSHLGNIKTISSKFDQTENFSKFDIIINCTSFGMKHSELEGKLPLPQHLVKQCRIFYDLVYNPPITPIVSEVQKYGGIGINGIGMLIEQAGLSFKLWTGLEAPIDSMYSVLSKKT
- the ruvX gene encoding Holliday junction resolvase RuvX produces the protein MDRILGLDFGNKRIGISISDPSNIFALPHAIYFRENIQKDIDHINSLTETNSISKIIIGLPLSLSGNQNQQTESTLKFKDALQNQTQITIETWDERFTSIQAQRTFEKPKSKKKSKQQKQFIDDVAATIMLQSYLDRQNNKI
- the recG gene encoding ATP-dependent DNA helicase RecG → MSTFKNRDRTLKDYVESLSAICNLEKNTGCIDRSVFGGLDRLLSQWSLRETINPLFQKFKSNNLYPVAYSELDQKQRIIWVKKILQILEQVDLTSPSGILNKFDQELVYFKGITNALATKLNKLNIFKLNDLLYHFPRRYSRITTIDKLVPGQDSTILARCDGTQVVFLGNKRNFKATEAIFTDQSGTIKVIWYNQTYLSKQLSTGKLYILSGKTNIHNGYKTIESPDWELADAKMANQKFLNVGRLFPVYGKTEGVSQSRIRKVIRDFLRDFASEIEEYLPESLILKNSLLKLREALIQMHYPSSLSSLEQSRRRLAFDELFLLQMSFLYYRSDIEKDISSIKVTNISESLTQFINILPFTLTEGQKKVIREIIDDLSNSHKPMRRLLQGDVGSGKTVVALGSLLSVVGAGYQGVLMAPTEVLAEQHFLTVKKLLSNESNQSDSYFHVSNLINNRDCRIGILIGSMPRKKKEKIQEMLENGELDIVIGTHSVIQESVIIPKLALAVVDEEHRFGVDQRNALFEKRIDQNTIPHMLAMTATPIPASLAMAIYGDLESSVIDSLPEGRQKIRTRVVDKINRNKMYEFVRKQIDQGRQAFVVYPLINESESINAKAAIIEQIRLQKDIFPDRIVGLLHGKMKMEEKQLVMDSFREGLIDILVSTPVIEVGVDIPNASVMIIEGADRFGIAQLHQFRGRVGRGKHESYCMLVAEDPSEDSLERLKALEQVSDGFRLAEIDLELRGEGNVRQHGKVQSGHDFLKIANIQTDFKLMQIARFEAKNIIENDPFLKEEKNQGIANALINI